AACAGTAGCTCATAGAATATCAGGTTAAAATCCagatatttcttcttgctcccTAGTAAAGCTGGATGGTGAATATAAAACCAGCCAATGCAAAAAGTCACTCTGAActgctctttcccttttcctctgctcacAGCCCTCCTATGAGCTTTCTGTGAAACtcctaatgaaataaaattaattactctCCTTTAAAGACATTCCCTTTCAAAACCAGTAGTGAGTGATCCTCGCTTCACTTCAGCGTGTCTTCCCCTCTCTTGCCTTGTTCGTCACATTGAGTTTATGCTTCACTGAACAACTATAGACCTGCTGCCCCTCAGAAGTCAGCTCTTGCATCCCCACCAAGCCTCCTGAGTGCCTACGAGCTAGTGGAAAAAACTCTCATTAACTGGGGGCTGCAGGTTCTTCGTCCTTTACCTTCTCCACAGCAGTGTGTCATCTCATTTTGTAAATGGAAGGGGTACACAGAATTCCAGATTTGGCCTCATGAGATGAAGAGCAGGACAACCAACCTCTCACTTAGGCCAGGCCTGGGACCAcacttctctgctctttttcaaatgcagtcATTTTAATCCCTCAATTTCTCTGATTTATGCAGCTCAAAAGCACTTTAGGGAAAGTGCTGGaaatggaaaggggaaaaagcaagggCACCTCTAACAGCCTTCATCTGAAGGATGTTTGTAAGGATCAGGACTAATTCACGGCACCCAGCACCCTGTAAGCATCAGCAGCATGTGGGTGTCTGACACCTTTGTGTATCCTTTGAAATCTCAGATGATTCATCCAATGAGATACAAAAGgttatatattcatttttaagataGAGAAGCTGGGGCGCAAGGAGCTCGTCCTTGCTTTAATTCCCTGACTGAGCAGCACAAGCAGAAAGAGCACTGGGAGAAGAGGACTGCCCACCTCCTGCACTGGCCACCAGCAATTTGGGGCTGATGAACCATCCAGCTTTGTGAAATGTACAGTTATGTTGTCAAAGGAATAACCCACCCCAGCGTCATGTTAGGAACTGTTTGAAGACATACAAAGGTAGAAAGAGGAGAATGTCTGAGTCTGACCCAGGAAAGTCAGGGGAGCCGCTGGCCAAACCGAGGACCCGAGTGAATCCCCTGAATGCAGGGCAGCAAACTGTGGCTGGGCTTGGTGAACAGCCAGCCTGGAAATCAGCTGTGTGAGAGCCTCAGAATGAACTGTCATCATCTAGTTAGCTCTATTTTAGGTAAGAGAGCAAGGAAAATAATCTGAACTATTTATAGTTTCAGCTAGCATCTCATGCAGCTAccatttaaaatagaaacttttttcctggtGAAAGTCTGTTATAGTACTAAGATGCTGTGGAAAATGGAGACAATTTTGAATCTACAACAGGCATAAAAGCTCTGATTTCCAGCATTAGGAATGTCATTACAATCATTTCATCTGCTGTTAAGAATGTGTGATACATCACTGCATAAACACTGAGGAAATAAACATAGTTCAAGGGCTTACACTGGGAGTAGTTCAATTATTAAAACATGGTAGTGCTATTATGCCACAAACAACCATTGATGTGTCTAAAGGAGACATCTTACTGGCATGATCTGTGTTaaagacttctgaaataaatcttATTTGGAGCATGTCATAATAGCAGTGGTTTGTAATACAACgtagctctgtgtgtgtgtctgtgtatgtgtattCTCATTTCCTTAAGTGTCACTGTTGTACATAAGGATAAAATTTATTCGTTAACACTTATGAATATTTATAAGCAAATTTTCAATGAATATTTCACAAAGGAGGAGTTGCTCATATTCTTATTaattaagaaaaggaataatGTTTTTTGACATGCTGATACAGGGGAAAGTCAATGCAGTGAGTTTAATTCTGCCCTTGCGTACAAAGCCAGTGGGTGGGAAAAGTGAGTCCCATTGGGCCAAACAATTACTTAAATGATGTCATATCACATCCAATACAAGTGAGTCGGATAACAGGCCAAACTCAGATCTCACTGAAGGCAGTGGGAGCAAGGGGAAAGTAATGAGACTCGTATTAGTATTGCATTCAGTGGGTGTAACTAGGGAGGCGGGAGAAGAGAATTGACTCCCACTGTGTCTTTCACCTTAATTTATAGCTTCCTggtactttcttttttatgtgcTTCAGGAGGTCATTTTATAGAATatctaaaaaaattcttagtTCTACTGTAATTAAATTACACAGTGGTTGCAGATGCTGCTCTCTCTTCTACCAATGAAAATAAGTACTTTTTACAAAATTTCATGATTTTGCATGGCTTAAAAATGTGCAAGAGATGAAAATTAATCTtgatattttgaagaaaattcaagCAGTTATACACTCAACATGAAGTCAAAGTGTAGGAATCATgttgtttctcattttgttttagcTTAGGCCAGGTTCCCTGTAAGGCTTAGCACACAGTCTCACACTTGGAGGAGGCAATGCGTTGGAGAGCACAGCAGGCCAGGTGCTGGAGAAAAGTGGACCCTTCCTTCAGTGACAGTACTGGTTTTAGCCAGTTTAACCTAATCAAGAAACTCCCTGGgtaaattatttctaataacTTATGAATAATAGAAATGGAAGCAGTAATAAGAGCTCTCTAGGTCCTCTTAGTCTTTCCTCATAGATTTGAAAGTATtagtttctttccattttttctatAGCTCCAGTGCATGCTGGAGTCCTCAGAGTCCTCTTGAATATTTTAGACAGTTCAATAACAATGGGTAACACACCACGCCATTTTAATTAAGCTTGATGTGCACTGGCCTTGAAATTGGATCAGAATGTCTATTTACTGAACATGTTGTAGCTAAATTCAACAATTGATTTTCACTAGTTAGACTGGAAATGCCAGTGAGCAATTCCATGTAATTTCAGTTCGTCACTGGAGATAGTGGGGCCCTTCAGGGAGCAATAAATGTGCTAAAGTGGGAAAagatttgtaaatatttctatttaactACCACTGGTGAGGGAAAACTTTGGTATCTTCACGTTGCATGCAGAGaatgtcaattaaaaaatctatttttagtGCCTGTCATTTGGACACTCAAATCATTTCACTAGTATTGAGTTTCTCAGTGGCACTATTAcactctgtcgtggtttaaccccagccggcagctaagcaccacgcagccgctcgctcactgcccccccacccctgggatgggggagagaatcagggaaaaaaaaaaaccaaaacctcatgagttgagataaagacagtttaataggacagaaaggaatgaaaaacaatgataatgataataataatatgacaatagtaatactaaaagaattaaactatacaaagcaagtggtgcacaatgcaattgctcaccactcgttgaccgatgcccagttagttcccgagccgcgatccccctcccagttaactccccccagtttatatactgggcatgatgtcatatggtatggaatagctctttggccagtttgggtcagctgtcctggctgtgtccctcccagcttcttgtgcccctccagccttcttgctggctgggcatgagaagctgaaaaatccttgacttagtataaacactacttagcaacaactaaaaccatcagtgtgtttgataacattcttttcctactaaatccaaaacacagcactataccagctactaggaagaaaattaactctgtcctagccgaaaccaggacacactcACAAAAGCCTTATCTCCAGTTTACTACTGGGAAAATTGAGGCACCAAGTAATTGAATAACTTTTCAAGATCAAATGGAAAGACTATCATGTTGCAGAATATTGAAGGgcttttagtttttctctttaacaCGATGTCAGACCTCAGATTTTATGACCAAATATTCCTCTCTGCCTTTGTAAATGCAGGTTAAGGCCACTGATGTCTATGAGAGTCATCAATTTAAATCTTGGGCAAATGAGATCACAGTCAGCCTTTaatctctttgttcttttatatAATACAGTGTATATTTCTGCAGTCTGCTATCTTTTTCTTCGTCTTAGCTGGGATActataaaacacagcaaatgctATTCCCTTTTCAAATGGACACTAGTTGTTTTGACTGAGTGATTTTATCTTACTCCTGTTATATGTTGTGCTATACTGTTTTCAGGAAGAACAGACAGTAGAAAGCAGTGATTCTTCCTTGTTTCAATCACATTTCACAGTAAAAACTACCAGGAATAGAAATTCATAAACACCCTATTTTTCTCCCAGTTAAGCTCTTCTTGCAGTAGTGGTTGCACTGTTGTCAGTGGAGCTGCTCTTGATATATGGCAGTCTGAGCAGCAAGGAGACCCAGTGTGTACATAAAAAGGCTATTTATTCAAAATTTGCTCATGAAGTCTTTCTCATATTCCTCTTCAGTTTTCATCTGGGTCTTCACCTTTGTTTTAAGTACACCTGAGTAGCATTATAGCTTTATGGTATACATGTAAGTGCTTCAGTTCACGAAATGGAGCAATCTGAGGTTGCTATAAATCAGATAGAAGGTTCATGGGCAGATCTCTGTGGGACAAGATATTATATAGATTGCCACAAATAAGGACACAGCTGCCCTGCTATCACATGACTGTGTTGAAGGTTGAAATGTGTTGTACAAAAAATTGTGTACACAAACAAACCTGGTTTTGGTACTTGCAACAAATTTCTCTTGTGCAGTCAgcttttttaagaagaaaaatgtcttctaTTTCTTTGTGCTGACTGTTATTCTTTGTTGGCAACACTTAAAGACAATCCACAAGCTGCTTAATTGGCTATTCATCTCCCAAAATGTGGTTTTCCCACATCGAGGACCTCATTTTTTAGTGGATCTGCATGATGAGTATTGCATCCACCTATGAAGAAGACAGGGACTCCAACTGAATAAATGAGTCGTCTCCCCTCATGATGAGACGCGTGGAGGAGAACTCACTCATGCTGGACTAAAGTGGAATCAATGTAGTCAGCTCAGTAGGAAGTGATCCTggcatgggatttttttaagcctCTGTCCTGAGCTTTTAGACTCAGATCCTAATATATGAAAAACAGGATGATAAATCCAAGACTATAGAATCAAGGAGTAAaacttttcttgaaatgtgGCCTTGTCCGCTGAGTAAAAGATTGAACTCGGTTATCTTCTGGAGGACAATTTGGACCCAAAACAGCATGTACTGCAGACTCAGGCTTCCTGAGAAGATGAACATCGGAAGAAAGCTAATCAATCTTCATGGCCAAGCCCAGTCCAAAGCAATTACTCAAAAATCACTGAGAACATCAATACAGTAGGAATTCAGCTGTTGAAGTTTTTATAAGTAACATTGCTTTACAGTGGTGTAAGTTCAGTTTGAGGCCCAGTCTCCTTTGCTAGCATCAGGGGTCAGAGACTTTGATTTGACAGCATGTTATTCTTTTGCTGTTTACTGatctgtgatttcttttatattcaCTATTTCTCACCATCTCTCTGGTATCTTTCAAGAGGTGAAAGCCTTAATGATTCATCTTCGCCTAGAGAGAGATGCTagacagaaacaacaaaattgCCCTTATCTCCCAATAGCTCGGTTCACTTTCTCCATAAAGTTTCCGTTCCAGTTCAGATTTTAAACTGCCAAATCTCTATAGTTTTTGAAATATTGGTATAAGAATATAGCAATTTTTATGAAGAATGGTCAAGACAGATAATTAGGTTCTAgtggaaagaatttttttcattaatacagGTCAAGCTAAGCAAttagttttatataaaataaaacttccccCAGGAGGTTTtctaagcaaaattttaaaatctgtttcaaaatggcgattttttcatttagaaaattaGCTCCCCTGTGGTCctcttcatgggctgcagggaaatagcTGCTCTACCGTGATCTCTCCCATGGACTGCAGGTAAATAGCTGCGCCACCATGGCCCTctccatggtctgcaggggaatatctgctccagctcctggagcaccCACCCCCCTCCTTGtctggccttggtgtctgcaggacTGTTTCTCACAGGTTTTTTCATCACTTCtcactgctgtgcagcattttccctttcttaaatatgtttccACAGAAGTGTCACCAGCTTGGCTaatgggctcagctgtgtcctgcagtgggACTGTTGCATGGACGTCTGGGACCGGCTGTGTCTGTCACAGAGCTGCCCCTGGTCTTTTCTCACAGAtgcccctctgcagctccccACTGCCCACACCTTGCCACGGACACCCAACATAGTGGTTTAGGGTCCTAACTCTACTTATTACCCGTCCTGTACCCCTCAAGACTGAAAATTCTACCAGGGCATGattgctgcagcccaggctaccTCCAGTCTTGACCTCTCCAATAAGTTCTTCCACATTAGTgagcaacaggtccagcagTGCCTCTCCTCTGGTCGGGTTCTCCACCACCTGTACTAGGAAGTTGTCCTCAATGCAGTCCAGTAGTTTCCTGGACTGCTTGCAGTTCGCTGTCCTGCTTTTTCAGCAGATGTTCGCGTGGTTGAAGTCCCCTATCAGGATCAGGGCCTGTGAGCATGATGCTTCTTGCAGTTGAAGAAAGAACTCTTCATCAACCTCCTCTCCTTGATCAGGTggcctgtagtagacaccaaccacaaACTTTCCTTTGTCCGCTTGGTCTCTAATTttcacccataagctctcgACCTGCACATTGCTGTTCTTCAGATAGCCCTGTGCAATCAATCCCGTTTTTGGCATTgtcacggtttaaccccagccggcaactaagcaccacgcagccgctcactcactccccacacccagtggcatgggggagagaataaaaaaaaacctcgtgggttgagataaagacagtttaataggacagaaaggaaggaaaaataatgataataatataacaataataatactaaaaaaattagaatatacaaaacaagtgatgcactatgcaattgctcaccactcaccgaccaacgcccagttagttcccgagcagcgatccgcctgtcccagccaactcccccctgtttatatactgggcatgatgtcatatggtatggaatatccctttggccagtttgggtcagctgtcctggctgtgtcccctcccaacttcttgtgcccctccagccttcttgctggctgggcatgagaagctgaaaaatccttgacttagtataaacactacttagcaacaactaaaaccatcagtatgttatcaacattattctcatactaaatccaaaacataacactataccagctactgagaagaaaattaactctatcccagccaaaaccaggacaggcataGAGGGCAACTCcctcacctctccttccttgcctgtcccttctgaataGTTTATAGCCATCAATCACAGCACTCCAATTGTACaattcatcccaccaagtttctGTGATAGCAATCAAGATGTAGTTTTCCATCTGGGCAGCGGCTACgagctcctcctgtttgtttaccgtgctgtgtgcattggtatagaggcacttcagctgggctacTGGCCACATCATCTTTTCAGAGGAGTTCACCCTAATTCCCTTGAGACAATTCacaggtgtttccctgttgcttCCTAATGCCTCAGCAGTCCCTGGCTCTTCTTTAGTACTTAGaactccatccccttcccccgctaaatctagtttaaagctccATTTGTAAGTCCAGCCAGCTTGTTGCCCAGGACACTCTTGCCCCACTTGATCAGTTGAGCCCTGTCAGCTGTCAACAGGCCCAGTTTCTCAAAGGCAAGCCCAAGATCATAGAAGTCACAGCCTTCAGCATGGCACCAGCTACACAGCCAGTCATTCACGTGTTCAattcatctcctttttctcGAACTCCTTTCTCCGACTgggaggatagaggagaacaccacCTGTGCTCCCAATCCCTTTAACATTGTTCCAAGGGACATAAGGTCTCTTTTGATATTTCTGAGTCACCTCGTTGCGACCCTACTTTGAGCAGTAGGAATGGGTGGTAGTCCGCAGGCTTTACCAGGCTCGGCAGCCTCTCCATGATATCATGGATGCCAGttcccagcaggcagcaaacTTCTCTAGAGACATTGCCTGGATGACAAATGGGCCTCTCAGCAAGGAGTCTCCAATTGCTAACAGCCTATGTACTTTTCTGGTTGCACCTATTCTAAGGCAGATGGGTGGTTGGACCAACTTTGAATGGCTGGCTTTTCCTGGGTCTTGCCCATTACTCATGCTCTCTTCATTCTTCAGCCCCAGGGTATCATATCTGTTACGCAGAGGCAGGTCATGGGGAAATGGAAGACTCCTCCTTGTGCCCCGAGCAGAGATGAGAGTCCAGTCTCCTTTGTCTTGTGAGTTACTGAGTCCGTCAGCTCAGGGTTGGAAGCAAGCCTGCCTTCCCTTTCAAAGTCTGAAGGCAGGGCTGTCACTCAGCTTGTGACAGTACACAATACCACGCATTGATTTCTCGCTCAGATTCCCAGATACTGCGGTGTCTGTTAAGCTCCTCTTGTAACATGGCTACATGCTTGAAGAGTTCCTCCAGCTGGGCATAGCTACACTCATGACATCAACCTCTGTCTTTGGACTCTAGGAGGACTTCCAGGTTCTGGAGTTCCATGCAACTTTGGGTCTGAGAAGCTCTTTCAGTTCCTGGGAGGTCTGTCTGGGTGTAAGTGTCCACACAGGGAGGTTTTATCACTTCTGTCTCGGTTTCAGCCAGAGCTATGCAGTTTTGGCAGGTGgacataattttgtttcagcaggAGGCTGCCTCCGTTTGgctcccaaaagaaaacatcccGCTTTCTGGGCTAGCATACTTTGATAAGTGCGAGGGTTGGCTGCGGATGCTCCTGGCCCCTCCCAAGCCTCGTCAGGTGCTCTGAGacagctgccagctcctggtgGCTCTCTCTGCATCCCTGGCTTTTCCCCGGTTCAGCAAACCCCAGTGTACACCATGATCCTCCGCTCTGCTGCGGAACgtgccagcacagagctgaTCGTCTCAGCGAGTGACCGCTAGTGGCCGTTACGCCACCTTTAAATCTCCCACCGTTGCTCCTGGCTGCGCCCAAGCCTCCTCAGCCACTCGATCTGGCAATACAAGGGTACTACCAGGTCTCTAGCCCTCTCAGTCCCACAGCATTAGCATTCCTGGCCTTTCCCACTCTCTCCCAACAGTTCATCTTTCTGATTAAGTGCCTAACTGAAGATGTAAgccctgaaggaaaaaaaagaaaacagctgttaGTGAATAAATTAGCTCCACAATTGATCCTAGATAACTACTGGATAATGATGACAAGTATGACAgattttttattctctttatcTGACACGGTGAGCACACAAGTAGCAGGAATTGGATGCTGCTTAGCTTTGCTTTGGCTGTGTAGGTATGGCTGTGTTATCACCCATGCATATCTAAGAAGGGAAAGATGCAAGGTTGGTGTTGAGAGCAAGTGCCATGGCTAGAGAaagacaagggagagaaaaaggaaaggatgaagggagaagaaaagggggaagaaaagaaatgggagaagagaagagaagagaagagaagagaagagcagagcagagcagagcagagcagagcagagcagagcagagaagagaagagaagagaagagaagagaagagaagagaagagaagagaggagaagagagcaggaaaggggaaggaaaaaagggaacaaaaaagggagaagaaaagggagagaggagaggagaggagaggagaggagaggggagggaggggaggggaggggaggggaggggaggagaggagaggagaggagaggagaggagaggagaggagaggagaggagaggagaggagaggcgaTCTGTGATGCGGGTCTGGAGCCTGTGACAGCACAGGGGACGGGTCACAATGTCTGGGGCTGTCACCAGGGGCACCagtgggcagggctgctgcagtgcagcctGGGCCAGCGGTGAGTGTGCACACAgcggggaggctgggctggatgAGGGCCAGGGCAAAAATGCTGGCTCCGGGGGGGTCTCACCCTGGAGTGAGGGTCCAGTTGCTCAGGAGAGCACCTTGGGCAGGGCACGGTGCTGCCGCTGGGGAtggctgcctcccagctccctcGCCCCCTCTCTTACCTTTCCCCAGGTCTCTGTGGCTCccgcccctgctccccccactgccaactccctcctgcccagccccgctgagaccccttctcttccctctcctgcaggccaTGGCTGTCGTTGTCTTCCTCACCCTAGCTGCGCTGGGCATTGTCCAGAACACACTGCAGCCGGGTGAAGAGCTGCACGTGGCCACGTACAGGCTCGTGCAGCACCTCgcacagcagctgagctggaagatgactcagctgctgcaggataTAGAGCAGACCCAGGAGCAGAATGGGGTGGCCAGGAAAGTCTTGCTCCTCGCTACCTCCCAGCAACGGTGGTTCTGGGCCTCTGCTCTTGGGGCaggagccctgctcctgctcctgtggCTCTGCTGGAGGACCAGAAAAAGGAGCCATAAGCCAGGAAGTGGCTGCAAGCAGGTCAGCCCTGGAAGTCaaggcgaggaggaggaggaggaggaggtagaagaagACGGCGACGATGACGACGACTCTGGTGGCACAGGGGATCTGGGCAGATGTGTGGTCGATCGCATCCAGTGGCCAGTGTCGTACATGGCTGACACGTGCAAGTTGGTGGAGGAGCTGGTAGATGAGCTTCTTAGTGCCTGCCAAAGACTTTCCGGGAATAACTTCAAGCCACGGCTGCAGCCAGCCATTGGGGTGGGCTGTGTCTATGAAGGGTGGAGTGCCTGGGAGGACAATGTCCTCTACCGCCTGCTCgtgcccctgcagcctccccctgGGCACGCCTTCTGCTTGGAGCCGGGCACCGCAAAGGAGACGCTGACCAGCGACTCCTGCCTCCGTGTGCAGCTGCAGTGCATGTGCCTAAGGGAGCAGCTGGTGGAGGACGTACTGTGCTTCCTCCACCACAGCAAGGATGAGCTGAAAAGTCAAGGCCCCAGCCTTCTCAACACCCTTTGCACCGACTCGTACTTAGACATCGAGAAAACCGCCTGCTGGTTCCAGATGTTGGTGAAAGACGCCTGGAAGCTTGTGCCTCAGTCACGCTGCTGCCAGCTGACAGTGCTGCCTACTACACGCTCCTGCAAGCTCAGGCTAACGAATGGACAGGAAACCTTGTCCATTCAGGTGATTTTTGGGGTGCCGCTAGACGACTCAGACTCCTTCCTGAGCCTTGAGTAGGACACCCCGtggatttctgattttcagtccTATTTTGTCCTGTGGAGTGCAGTACTGACTGTCTTAAGCCACACTACCCtcctggaaaataaactgttgcTATGATAATACGTGTGCTTGACCATCCTGTCTTTTTTAGCTAAGTGACAAGAGACAAAGACCACACTCTTGTAGCCACTGTTTAgacagattaatattttaagtagatTTTCACTTTCACCTTCCCACTGTAGGTCACTTGCTCCTTTCAATGATATTCTTTGCGGCAAGGGACTCTACCTCTTCTCTATGTTCTTGCTGGCCTAGGGAGGATATGCCCAGTTAGGGATACCAGTTGTGGTGTCCTTTTGGGACGATGTCCAGGCTTCCTAGGGTCCTCAGCCGCTAGTCTAGCTTCATAACAGCCTGTACACAGCAAGGAGGAACGTCAGAGAGATGTCGCGAAAGCAGAACTCACCTCCCAGCCACTTGCTCTTTGACCATACCTGATGAGCCTTTTTTATGGTAATAATGCTAAGGATctaaatcaagaaaacaaa
This portion of the Gymnogyps californianus isolate 813 chromosome 14, ASM1813914v2, whole genome shotgun sequence genome encodes:
- the LOC127021834 gene encoding inositol 1,4,5-trisphosphate receptor-interacting protein-like 1, with product MAVVVFLTLAALGIVQNTLQPGEELHVATYRLVQHLAQQLSWKMTQLLQDIEQTQEQNGVARKVLLLATSQQRWFWASALGAGALLLLLWLCWRTRKRSHKPGSGCKQVSPGSQGEEEEEEEVEEDGDDDDDSGGTGDLGRCVVDRIQWPVSYMADTCKLVEELVDELLSACQRLSGNNFKPRLQPAIGVGCVYEGWSAWEDNVLYRLLVPLQPPPGHAFCLEPGTAKETLTSDSCLRVQLQCMCLREQLVEDVLCFLHHSKDELKSQGPSLLNTLCTDSYLDIEKTACWFQMLVKDAWKLVPQSRCCQLTVLPTTRSCKLRLTNGQETLSIQVIFGVPLDDSDSFLSLE